The Coffea arabica cultivar ET-39 chromosome 9e, Coffea Arabica ET-39 HiFi, whole genome shotgun sequence genome has a window encoding:
- the LOC113709978 gene encoding putative F-box protein At1g67623 has product MANEQKGSSRTSILSLQPEVLSEVLARVVSSSSTDLFRAKLCCKLFYEVSEADNIYQRVSLDKFEIVPLQKNDKVSRFLKKCRESKNPEALYRKGVVDYFTDKHEDSALECLEEAANSGHADAAYALGIIYIFVGGDELKRKGMRLLSGMKKSRILKGRAKLCRDNLRALLRMIWVKNPVFLNPTPICCAMTHERKTSSWPMDADDVEESTCEGCAYDEEIGAICAALPYR; this is encoded by the exons ATGGCCAACGAACAAAAAGGGAGTTCAAGAACCTCCATCCTCTCCCTTCAACCCGAGGTGCTATCCGAGGTGCTTGCACGTGTCGTATCTTCTTCATCCACTGATCTTTTCCGGGCAAAACTATG CTGTAAGTTGTTTTATGAAGTTTCGGAGGCAGACAATATTTACCAGCGGGTGTCACTCGACAAGTTTGAAATCGTTCCGTTGCAAAAAAATGACAAAGTGTCGAGGTTCTTGAAGAAGTGTAGAGAAAGCAAAAATCCAGAAGCCTTGTATCGAAAAGGAGTG GTTGATTATTTTACGGACAAGCATGAGGACTCAGCATTGGAATGCCTAGAAGAAGCTGCCAATTCAGGCCATGCCGATGCTGCATATGCGTTGGGAATAATTTACATCTTTGTTGGTGGGGATGAGTTAAAGCGCAAAGGTATGAGACTGCTGAGCGGGATGAAGAAATCCAGAATTCTGAAAGGCAGAGCGAAACTTTGCCGTGACAATTTGCGAGCACTGCTGAGGATGATATGGGTCAAGAATCCTGTGTTTCTAAACCCAACGCCCATTTGTTGTGCCATGACACATGAGAGGAAAACATCTTCATGGCCTATGGATGCCGATGACGTGGAGGAGAGTACATGTGAAGGCTGCGCTTACGATGAAGAAATTGGAGCAATTTGTGCTGCCCTACCTTATCGTTAG